From the genome of Colletotrichum higginsianum IMI 349063 chromosome 4, whole genome shotgun sequence, one region includes:
- a CDS encoding GA4 desaturase: MPYSSQKPESVHAYVNYHLPPPMGEPFPVQMIATVGFQRTKYDRQLVRVTDMRTCDEEFSLDTQGFKVVKSTIRERQWEGDYRFFLPEQLRKDVQELLMRHSGATYVHPFTPHVVRRDPYEKILNISDDLPDSQMLNMQPPAMFIHVGTCNEATTAMMCSRKIDQSYKGAEAVLDRLPDAERLRAKTKNRWGIINVWHPLKLVQREPLAVCDARSVEESDLRPVTTRIILGKPPNTTNKDNEQWHMVASPHHEWFYASNMTPDEALLIKIFDTKLDGRARRVPHTAIQTPKDNGPPRESIEIRCLVFWEDQDLE; this comes from the exons ATGCCTTACTCCAGTCAAAAGCCAGAGTCCGTTCATGCTTATGTCAATTATcacttgccgccgccgatgggtGAACCGTTTCCCGTTCAAATGATCGCCACGGTAGGCTTTCAGCGGACCAAGTATGACCGGCAGCTTGTGCGGGTCACAGACATGCGGACGTGCGACGAGGAGTTCAGTCTCGATACCCAAGGCTTCAAGGTCGTGAAAAGTACTATCCGGGAAAGGCAGTGGGAGGGAGATTACCGATTCTTTCTCCCCGAACAGCTTCGGAAGGACGTCCAAGAGCTCCTGATGCGACA CTCGGGAGCGACATATGTCCACCCTTTTACGCCTCACGTCGTCCGTCGCGATCCCTATGAGAAGATTCTCAACATCTCCGATGATCTCCCAGATTCCCAAATGCTGAACATGCAGCCTCCCGCCATGTTTATCCATGTCGGTACGTGTAACGAGGCCACAACAGCAATGATGTGCTCACGCAAGATAGATCAATCGTACAAGGGTGCAGAAGCGGTACTTGATCGGCTACCAGATGCGGAAAGGCTTCGCGCCAAGACCAAGAACCGTTGGGGGATAATCAACGTCTGGCATCCTCTCAAGCTTGTCCAGCGTGAACCATTGGCAGTGTGTGACGCGCGCAGCGTTGAAGAATCGGATCTCCGCCCAGTCACGACGCGAATCATTCTCGGCAAGCCGCCCAATACTACGAACAAGGATAACGAGCAGTGGCACATGGTCGCAAGTCCTCATCACGAGTGGTTTTACGCCAGCAATATGACTCCTGACGAGGCATTGTTGATCAAGATTTTCGACACCAAGTTGGACGGAAGAGCTAGGCGGGTGCCGCACACAGCAATCCAAACTCCAAAGGATAATGGCCCGCCCCGAGAGAGCATTGAGATTAGATGCCTCGTATTCTGGGAAGACCAGGACTTGGAGTAG
- a CDS encoding Short-chain dehydrogenase — MSDCKIVLITGANKGLGYQAVRALLGSKQRYHVFLGSRDFAKGKAAAETVAAEIKSQSVVEPLQLDVESDTSIKNAFETVKSKVDRLDALVNNAGVMLDQQIERGNMTVREAYNKSWDINVTGPHVITDTFLPLLLKSSDPRLIFNTSGVSSLANAADSSHFTYRVPPAGTPKPVGTISYRAAKVGLNMVMLEWVRMLKNDGVKVWCVAPGFFATDIGEGDPESMKKMGAGDPSAGGQALVNVLEGERDADVGKVVNMAVYGTPVQPW, encoded by the exons ATGTCTGACTGCAAGATCGTTCTTATCACTGGCGCCAATAAGGGCCTTGGTTACCAAGCAGTCAGAGCCCTCCTCGGATCCAAGCAAAGATACCACGTCTTCCTCGGCTCCCGTGACTTTGCCAAGGGGAAGGCTGCCGCTGAGACGGTGGCGGCTGAAATCAAGTCGCAGAGCGTTGTCGAGCCACTGCAGCTTGATGTTGAGAGCGATACTTCCATCAAAAATGCATTCGAGACTGTCAAGAGCAAGGTTGACAGACTTGATGCGCTCGTAAACAACGCCG GCGTCATGCTCGATCAGCAAATTGAACGCGGCAACATGACTGTCCGCGAGGCCTACAACAAATCCTGGGATATCAACGTCACTGGACCTCATGTCATTACAGACACTTTCTTGCCGCTCCTGTTGAAGTCGTCCGACCCTAGGCTGATTTTCAACACCAGTGGCGTTTCCTCGTTGGCCAACGCGGCTGACTCTTCTCACTTCACCTACAGGGTGCCGCCTGCTGGGACGCCGAAGCCCGTGGGCACAATTTCTTACAGAGCTGCCAAAGTTGGCCTTAACATGGTTATGCTCGAGTGGGTGCGCATGTTAAAGAacgacggcgtcaaggtctGGTGTGTGGCCCCAGGTTTCTTCGCCACTGATATCGGCGAGGGGGACCCTGAATccatgaagaagatgggTGCTGGCGATCCGTCTGCTGGTGGCCAGGCGCTTGTTAACGTGCtggagggagaaagagacgCCGATGTGGGAAAGGTAGTGAACATGGCGGTTTACGGTACGCCTGTGCAGCCTTGGTGA
- a CDS encoding Conidial pigment polyketide synthase alb1, protein MGSPKQSKRTFAYSIYVCRKPDMDEQSHHNHIENVNTPIIKPLLEKYGAVCYTVTHNDTPAKADFKSLFPDAPSEMLLDYDTVISIIVPDIGCIEKMRKDPDFLDKFIPDHFNFADMNRSRDWETKTNGVEKESLLPSVWDCE, encoded by the exons ATGGGCTCCCCTAAGCAGTCAAAGCGTACCTTTGCTTACAGCATTTACGTCTGTAGGAAACCAGACATGGATGAACAGAGCCATCACAATCACATCGAGAACGTCAACACGCCGATTATCAAGCCACTCCTTGAGAAGTATGGAGCTGTGTGTTACACCGTT ACACATAACGACACCCCCGCCAAAGCGGACTTCAAGAGCTTATTCCCCGATGCACCGAGCGAGATGTTGCTAGACTATGATACCGTCATCTCCATCATTGTGCCGGACATCGGATGCATTGAGAAAATGCGCAAAGATCCCGACTTCTTGGACAAATTCATCCCTGATCATTTCAATTTCGCGGACATGAATCGTAGTCG TGATTGGGAGACGAAGACCAATGGGGTTGAAAAAGAATCCTTGCTTCCGAGTGTATGGGACTGTGAATGA
- a CDS encoding GA4 desaturase family protein has protein sequence MNINSRVVQTRINALLQSGHSLSQSTATMPTLELKYATKNELAFLDTQVKRKLKVSGDKIEYTATELATEDSEERAKLAGVYNLNKPFYDVTLNYRLCPTKGGDEMIWGGTFAQMRRKYDPRPVKIYNARGKESEFTLDKTGFQFEHFPTSYKDFPWSPIDENLNKIYNAECEEFMRKITGASDVRVISHIIRQRQWESVDPDEDKDKPDMAMTDGGLLSARFVHIDQSDLGAKRRLYDDLPPGEGSKHDGKHRWAIVNLWRPMDEVHREPLALCDARTVRDDELHDTMHCVPFRWPHKPTENRMWQVAPPETPEQHRWWFRGGMTRDDVILIKIFDSKKDGRARRTPHSAFPTPDDIGPARRSIETRFFLFWEDQSCE, from the exons ATGAATATTAATAGTCGAGTCGTTCAAACTCGAATCAATGCACTTTTACAGTCAGGACATTCCCTCTCACAATCAACCGCCACCATGCCTACTCTTGAGCTGAAGTACGCCACCAAAAATGAGCTTGCTTTCCTTGACACTCAGGTGAAGAGAAAACTAAAGGTTTCCGGCGACAAGATCGAGTACACCGCAACTGAGCTTGCCACGGAAGACAGTGAGGAGCGCGCCAAGCTAGCTGGCGTTTACAACCTGAACAAGCCTTTTTATGATGTCACTCTCAATTACCGCCTCTGCCCTACCAAAGGTGGCGACGAGATGATCTGGGGCGGCACTTTCGCTCAGATGCGCCGGAAGTACGATCCCCGGCCCGTCAAGATTTACAATGCTCGGGGCAAGGAGTCGGAATTTACCCTTGACAAGACTGGCTTCCAGTTCGAGCATTTCCCGACGTCGTACAAGGATTTTCCATGGAGCCCCATCGATGAGAACCTTAACAAGATTTATAACGCTGAGTGTGAAGAGTTCATGAGGAAGAT TACTGGTGCCAGTGATGTCCGAGTCATCTCCCACATCATCCGCCAGCGACAGTGGGAAAGTGTCGACCCGGACGAAGACAAAGACAAACCAGACATGGCCATGACCGATGGCGGTCTTCTCTCTGCTCGTTTCGTCCACATTGATCAATCTGATCTTGGAGCCAAGCGTCGTCTGTACGACGACCTCCCTCCTGGGGAGGGCTCGAAGCACGACGGCAAGCATCGCTGGGCCATCGTCAACCTTTGGAGACCAATGGACGAAGTTCACCGCGAGCCCCTCGCTTTGTGCGATGCCAGGACAGTTCGCGACGACGAACTCCACGACACCATGCATTGCGTGCCTTTCAGGTGGCCACATAAGCCGACTGAGAATCGCATGTGGCAGGTTGCGCCTCCCGAGACCCCCGAACAGCACAGGTGGTGGTTCCGGGGTGGCATGACGAGAGATGATGTAATTCTCATCAAAATCTTTGACTCGAAGAAGGATGGCCGGGCCAGGCGAACTCCGCACAGCGCTTTCCCGACCCCTGATGATATTGGTCCTGCCAGACGAAGCATTGAGACGAGGTTCTTCCTTTTCTGGGAGGACCAGAGCTGCGAGTAG
- a CDS encoding MFS transporter → MAPTPHATSTEAPSSEDVLSVDEQVFVKIQGGDFIVDWLSPEDKGHPQNLPRPRKWLITLVLALYVLSTTFSSSVFSAAAGVTAAEYNTTVQTMVFGGTSLFMLGFAVGPIIFGPLSERYGRKRPLMTGYVTFAILQLPAANAQSLFTIFVFRFLQGLFGAAPSAILSGTLADIWTPKQRGFAMPCTGTFLMIGPVLGPMIGSIIVKSTLGWRWIFNITAIFTLSVAVVTYPVLTETYSPVLLERRAKRMRHMTRNWALRAKSEEQESSPNDIVEKFLSRPAKMLFLEPILLLMSTYISVVFGLMYVFFLAYPMSFERERHWDATSAGLPLLSILFGTILGGALIIATVNTKLSPDPKAGRPQENRLLLMMMGTICLPVGMFWFAATSSPSTGPWPQIIAGVPIGVGIILINMQGMNYIVDCYGVNSNSAIAANTFMRSLFASGFPVFATSMYTAIGVARATSLLALFGVVLAPIPFLFYQYGDKIRARSKWSPSYGR, encoded by the exons ATGGCACCAACACCACACGCAACCTCTACAGAGGCTCCGTCTTCCGAGGATGTATTATCAGTGGACGAACAGGTCTTTGTCAAGATCCAAGGAGGAGACTTCATCGTCGACTGGCTTAGTCCAGAAGACAAGGGCCATCCCCAGAACCTTCCCAGGCCACGAAAATGGCTCATTACACTAGTATTGGCGCTCTATGTGCTGTCCACGACATTCTCATCATCAGTCTTCAGCGCGGCTGCTGGCGTGACGGCTGCAGAGTACAACACCACCGTACAAACCATGGTCTTTGGCGGCACGTCGCTGTTTATGCTTGGTTTTGCAGTTGGCCCCATCATCTTCGG GCCCTTGTCTGAGCGTTATGGCAGGAAGCGCCCACTGATGACTGGCTATGTAACGTTTGCTATTCTTCAGCTACCGGCAGCGAATGCTCAAAGCCTCTTCACGATCTTTGTCTTCCGCTTTCTACAAGGCCTTTTTGGCGCCGCGCCTTCCGCCATCCTGAGCGGCACCTTGGCCGACATTTGGACCCCAAAGCAGAGAGGGTTCGCCATGCCTTGCACGGGGACGTTCCTAATGATTGGGCCTGTGCTTGGTCCGATGATAGGCTCCATCATTGTCAAGAGCACGTTGGGCTGGCGCTGGATCTTCAATATCACTGCCATCTTCACTCTCAGTGTGGCTGTGGTCACCTACCCGGTTTTGACAGAAACGTACTCCCCGGTTCTGTTGGAAAGGCGAGCGAAGCGCATGCGCCATATGACGCGTAACTGGGCACTGCGAGCCAAGTCGGAAGAGCAAGAGAGCAGTCCCAATGACATTGTGGAGAAATTCCTCTCCCGTCCTGCCAAAATGCTCTTTCTTGAGCCCATCCTTTTGTTGATGTCCACTTACATCTCTGTGGTCTTCG GTCTGATGtacgtcttcttcctcgcttACCCAATGTCTTTTGAGCGTGAGCGCCATTGGGATGCCACTTCGGCTGGCCTTCCGCTGCTGTCCATCTTGTTTGGGACCATCCTTGGCGGCGCCCTCATCATCGCAACGGTCAACACCAAGCTCTCCCCCGACCCCAAGGCTGGACGTCCTCAGGAGAACAGATTGCTGCTCATGATGATGGGAACGATTTGTCTGCCGGTAGGCATGTTTTGGTTTGCGGCAACTAGCTCGCCATCCACAGGGCCCTGGCCACAAATCATTGCCGGAGTGCCTATTGGCGTCGGTATTATCTTGATCAACATGCAGGGAATGAACTACATTGTCGACTGCTACGGAGTCAACTCAAACTCGGCAATCGCGGCGAACACGTTTATGCGATCTCTGTTCGCGTCCGGCTTTCCGGTTTTCGC CACATCCATGTATACTGCCATTGGCGTGGCTCGTGCTACTTCACTACTGGCACTGTTTGGAGTAGTTCTGGCCCCCATCCCTTTCCTTTTCTACCAATACGGGGACAAAATTCGTGCTCGCAGCAAGTGGTCCCCTTCGTACGGACGGTAA
- a CDS encoding MFP1 protein encodes MRFSLIAPATVLLGHTSATPLGQTLTNHGSLSMLHGLLEDLDLLERFETAKKSTFLAMTDDALLGLANWGLNMSSIDPMLARGILEYHFLEGVYTSSDPSLRTGIQLVHSVLRPPILNNVTDGPAVKLSVIKDSFYVESGIQKVMHINESDISHDNGVLHTLNSNLVLPHNISETTKLGNLHEFWNIIERSHTGEELEAMKDVTLFLPNDRAVRRWRFLLDSLSIEQLAMFVANHAIPNQVLYHSAFATDESEYQTLSGLNVTIRHDSRGDVFVNEAKILRQDVLIFGGVAHILDDVLISSGYNLLKCHSTANGTWPFMASRWPRVSSWHVIAHDVVAAAIIISLAVLAIFKVVKRETEDAVKSTASVHGGLGETLGEISPVKNGMVQSSRCSNLDYDWSEHSSLVTDLG; translated from the exons ATGCGTTTTTCACTCATTGCCCCGGCCACAGTGCTTCTGGGCCACACTTCGGCCACACCGCTAGGCCAAACGCTGACGAACCATGGGTCGCTTTCGATGCTTCATGGTCTTTTGGAGGACCTCGACTTACTGGAGCGGTTCGAAACAGCTAAGAAGTCGACTTTCTTGGCAATGACAGATGACGCGCTCCTTGGTCTCGCCAATTGGGGCTTGAACATGAGCTCCATCGACCCAATGCTTGCCCGGGGCATTTTGGAATACCATTTCCTTGAGGGAGTCTACACTTCTTCTGACCCTTCACTGAGAACCGGTATTCAACTTGTTCATTCGGTCTTGCGTCCGCCAATCTTGAACAATGTTACAGATGGTCCGGCTGTCAAACTTTCCGTCATCAAGGACTCTTTTTACGTAGAGTCAGGCATCCAGAAGGTTATGCACATCAACGAGTCGGATATAAGCCATGACAACGGTGTTCTGCATACACTCAACAgcaacctcgtcctcccACACAACATCTCAGAGACCACCAAATTGGGCAACCTCCATGAGTTTTGGAACATCATTGAGCGGTCCCACACCGGAGAAGAACTGGAGGCCATGAAAGACGTGACCCTCTTTCTGCCGAATGACAGAGCAGTGAGGCGGTGGCGTTTTCTACTGGACTCCCTAAGTATCGAGCAATTGGCAATGTTTGTTGCGAATCACGCCATTCCGAACCAGGTCCTTTATCACAGTGCTTTTGCCACAGATGAGAGTGAGTACCAAACTCTCAGTGGCTTGAATGTCACCATCAGGCACGACTCCAGAGGCGATGTCTTCGTCAACGAGGCGAAGATTCTTAGGCAAGACGTTCTCATTTTTGGAGGCGTCGCACACATACTGGATGATGTCCTGATTTCTTCGGGATACAACC TTTTAAAGTGTCACTCAACGGCCAATGGAACTTGGCCATTTATGGCTTCGCGATGGCCTCGTGTATCTTCTTGGCACGTTATTGCACACGACGTTGTCGCTGCCGCAATTATCATCTCTCTTGCCGTTCTCGCCATTTTCAAGGTTGTAAAACGCGAGACAGAAGACGCGGTCAAATCTACAGCTTCGGTCCACGGCGGGCTGGGAGAAACACTTGGGGAAATATCACCAGTAAAAAATGGCATGGTGCAAAGTTCTAGGTGTTCCAATCTCGACTACGATTGGTCTGAGCATAGTTCTCTGGTGACAGATCTGGGATGA